The proteins below are encoded in one region of Bacteroides uniformis:
- a CDS encoding lipopolysaccharide biosynthesis protein, with the protein MAGLKSLAKETAIYGLSSIVGRFLNYLLVPVYTMAMSAQSGGYGVVTNVYAWVALMLVLLTCGMETGFFRFANKGEDDPMRVYSTTLLSVSVGALTFLALGLLFLNPIAGWLEYGDHPWYVGMMMIVVAMDAIQSIPFAYLRYKKRPIKFAALKLLFIFLNIALNLLYYVGMKGDDVGYAFLFNLICTSTIMLCMIPELRGFAYVLDRKLLKRMLAYCLPLLVLGLAGILNQVADKIIFPFVYPDEAEASVQLGIYGAASKIAMVMAMLTQAFRYAYEPFVFGKSRDKDNKQMYAQAMKFFIIFTLLAFLAVMFYLDILRHIIGRDYWPGLRVVPIVMAAEIFMGIYFNLSFWYKLIDETRWGAYFSLIGCTVLVVMNVLLIPRYSYMACAWAGFCGYGIAMLLSYFVGQKKYPIQYDLKAIGSYVLLAAVLYLAAEYVPIENIYLRMAYRTVLLLLFVAYIVKCDLPLRQIPFIGRLVK; encoded by the coding sequence GTGGCCGGATTAAAATCATTGGCAAAAGAAACTGCCATTTATGGGTTGAGCAGCATTGTGGGGCGTTTCCTCAATTACCTGCTGGTGCCCGTATATACCATGGCGATGTCCGCACAAAGCGGAGGCTATGGCGTAGTGACGAATGTATATGCGTGGGTGGCGCTCATGCTGGTGTTGTTGACGTGCGGCATGGAGACCGGTTTCTTCCGCTTTGCCAATAAAGGAGAGGACGACCCGATGCGGGTGTACTCCACGACATTGCTCAGTGTGAGTGTGGGGGCGCTTACCTTTCTTGCATTGGGATTGCTGTTCCTCAACCCCATTGCCGGATGGCTGGAGTATGGTGACCATCCCTGGTACGTGGGCATGATGATGATTGTGGTGGCGATGGATGCTATTCAAAGCATTCCTTTCGCTTATTTGCGCTACAAGAAGCGTCCCATTAAGTTTGCGGCACTCAAACTGCTGTTCATCTTCCTGAACATTGCACTGAATCTGCTCTATTATGTGGGAATGAAAGGGGATGACGTGGGTTATGCCTTCCTTTTCAATCTGATATGCACCTCTACCATCATGCTTTGCATGATTCCGGAGTTGCGTGGGTTTGCCTACGTGCTGGACAGAAAACTGCTGAAGCGGATGCTTGCTTATTGTCTGCCGTTGCTGGTACTCGGCTTGGCAGGTATCCTGAATCAGGTGGCGGATAAGATTATTTTTCCTTTTGTCTATCCGGATGAGGCGGAAGCTTCCGTACAGTTGGGCATTTATGGGGCTGCCAGCAAGATTGCCATGGTGATGGCGATGCTTACACAAGCCTTCCGCTATGCATACGAGCCTTTTGTCTTCGGGAAGAGCCGGGACAAGGACAACAAGCAGATGTATGCGCAAGCCATGAAGTTCTTCATCATCTTCACACTGCTGGCATTCCTCGCTGTCATGTTCTATCTGGACATCCTGCGCCATATTATCGGTCGCGACTACTGGCCGGGGTTGCGGGTAGTGCCCATCGTGATGGCTGCCGAAATCTTTATGGGTATCTACTTCAATCTTTCCTTCTGGTACAAGCTGATTGACGAGACGCGTTGGGGCGCTTATTTCTCCCTGATAGGTTGCACGGTACTGGTAGTGATGAACGTACTTCTGATTCCCCGATACAGCTATATGGCTTGTGCCTGGGCAGGATTCTGTGGCTATGGCATCGCCATGCTTCTGTCCTATTTCGTAGGGCAGAAGAAGTATCCCATTCAGTATGACTTGAAGGCTATCGGTAGTTATGTGCTGCTTGCGGCAGTACTCTATCTGGCTGCCGAATATGTCCCGATAGAAAATATTTACCTGCGTATGGCGTACCGTACCGTTTTGTTGCTGCTCTTTGTGGCCTATATCGTGAAGTGCGACTTGCCGTTGAGGCAGATTCCGTTCATTGGTAGGCTGGTGAAGTGA
- a CDS encoding TIGR00341 family protein — protein MEEKTTDNRNTFAIKTFLKDYLDLRKDKDNELETVDSIRKGVEFKGANLWILIFAIFMASLGLNVNSTAVIIGAMLISPLMGPIMGVGLSVGLNDFELMKRSLKSFLITTLFSVTTATIFFLVSPVAEGQSELLARTSPTIYDVFIALMGGLAGVTALSTKEKGNVIPGVAIATALMPPLCTAGYGLATGNLIYFLGAFYLYFINSVFISLATFLGVRVMHFQRKEFVDKNREKKVRKYIVLIAILTMCPAVYLTVGIVQDTFFESAANRFVNEQLSFENTQVLDKKIHHEGKGHEIRVVLIGQEVPEASIAIARSKMKDYKLDNTKLIVLQGMNNEAVDISSIRAMVMEDFYKNSEQRLVEQKQKIATLEQNLERYKTFDELGKKIIPELKVLYPSVKTVSISHAIELAVDSVRVDTVTLAVLKFGKHPGAHEKEKIAEWLKARTGAKQLRLITE, from the coding sequence ATGGAAGAAAAGACGACCGACAACAGAAATACCTTCGCTATCAAGACTTTTCTGAAAGACTATCTTGATTTGCGTAAAGACAAGGACAATGAACTGGAAACTGTAGATTCCATCCGTAAGGGAGTGGAATTCAAAGGAGCCAATCTTTGGATTCTGATATTCGCCATATTCATGGCCTCGTTGGGATTGAATGTAAACTCCACAGCCGTGATTATCGGTGCCATGCTCATCTCGCCGCTGATGGGGCCTATCATGGGCGTGGGGCTTTCTGTGGGGTTGAATGATTTTGAATTGATGAAGCGGTCTTTGAAGAGCTTCTTGATAACTACCTTGTTCAGTGTGACCACTGCTACCATTTTCTTTCTGGTGAGTCCCGTTGCCGAGGGGCAGTCGGAATTGCTGGCACGTACGTCACCCACCATTTATGACGTATTCATCGCCTTGATGGGTGGCTTGGCAGGTGTGACGGCGCTCTCTACCAAAGAGAAAGGAAATGTGATTCCGGGTGTTGCCATTGCCACGGCTTTGATGCCGCCTCTCTGTACGGCAGGCTACGGGCTGGCAACGGGTAACTTGATTTATTTCCTCGGTGCATTCTATCTTTATTTCATCAATTCCGTGTTTATCAGTCTTGCCACTTTCCTGGGCGTGCGCGTGATGCACTTCCAGCGCAAGGAGTTTGTGGATAAGAACCGGGAGAAGAAAGTACGTAAATATATCGTCCTGATTGCTATCCTGACCATGTGTCCCGCTGTCTATCTGACGGTAGGTATCGTCCAGGATACCTTCTTTGAGAGTGCTGCCAACCGTTTTGTCAACGAGCAGCTCTCCTTTGAGAATACGCAGGTGCTGGACAAGAAAATCCATCACGAGGGCAAGGGCCACGAAATACGTGTCGTGCTGATTGGGCAGGAGGTGCCCGAAGCTTCCATCGCCATTGCCCGCAGCAAGATGAAAGACTATAAGCTGGACAATACCAAGCTGATAGTCCTCCAAGGTATGAACAATGAAGCGGTGGATATTTCTTCCATCCGTGCCATGGTGATGGAAGACTTCTACAAGAACAGTGAGCAGCGTCTGGTGGAACAGAAACAGAAGATTGCCACACTGGAGCAGAATTTGGAAAGATACAAAACCTTCGATGAATTGGGCAAGAAGATTATCCCAGAACTGAAAGTGCTCTACCCGTCGGTAAAGACCGTATCAATATCTCATGCGATTGAACTGGCGGTAGATTCTGTACGGGTGGATACTGTGACCCTTGCCGTCTTGAAATTCGGCAAGCATCCGGGTGCGCACGAGAAGGAAAAGATTGCGGAGTGGCTCAAGGCGCGTACGGGTGCCAAGCAATTGAGGCTGATTACTGAATAA
- a CDS encoding S46 family peptidase: protein MKIRFILIAVCFLFSLPGQADEGMWMLGNLNKQTRQTMKELGLQMSVNKLYNTKRPSLKDAVVSFGGFCSGVVVSGDGLVFTNHHCGFSSIQQHSSVEHDYLKDGFVARNLSEELPNPELYVRFLLHQQDVTRRVLGAVKPDMNESERTSVVDSVMLVIGEEVSRKDSTLIGIVDAYYGGNEFWLSVYRDYNDVRLVFAPPSSVGKFGWDTDNWVWPRHTGDFAVFRIYAGKDNRPADYSPDNVPYHPEYVALISLDGYREGSFCMTMGYPGSTERYLSSFGIEEMMTTTNQAQIDVRGVKQAIWKREMDSRDSIRIKYASKYDESSNYWKNSIGVNRTIKKLHVLDKKRAMETELRRWIQQTPEEREHLLHLFSDLELNYKSRRDAYRARAYFAESFLNGPELVQLALSILNFDFEGEEKTVVANLKAIVEKYANLDLGIDKEVFTALLKEYRSQVDSTYLPELYQTIATEYGGNERTYVDSLYARSELTTPRGLKRFLEQDTTYQIYNDPAINLGIDLITKLFEMNMQVQQASGEIERNERLFNSAVRRMYASRNFYPDANSTMRLSFGTVCGYAPFDGAEYDYYTTAKGILEKVRAHAGDVDFEMQPELLSLLSSGDFGRYADEKGEMNVCFISNNDITGGNSGSAMFNAKGELLGLAFDGNWEAMSSDILYEPKMQRTIGVDVRYILFMIEKYGKAGNLIQELKLANP, encoded by the coding sequence ATGAAAATAAGATTTATACTGATAGCTGTCTGCTTCCTTTTTTCTCTGCCGGGACAAGCGGATGAAGGGATGTGGATGCTGGGAAATCTGAACAAGCAGACACGCCAGACCATGAAAGAGTTGGGCTTGCAGATGTCTGTCAACAAGCTATACAATACGAAACGCCCGTCTCTGAAGGATGCGGTAGTCAGCTTCGGAGGCTTTTGTTCCGGAGTGGTGGTGTCCGGGGACGGGCTGGTGTTTACCAATCATCACTGCGGCTTCAGCAGCATACAGCAACACTCGTCTGTGGAGCACGACTATCTGAAAGACGGCTTTGTGGCACGTAATCTTAGTGAAGAACTGCCTAATCCGGAACTTTACGTCCGCTTCCTCTTGCACCAGCAAGACGTGACCCGTCGGGTACTTGGAGCAGTAAAACCGGATATGAACGAATCTGAGCGTACAAGTGTAGTAGATTCGGTGATGCTGGTCATTGGCGAAGAGGTTTCTCGTAAAGACTCCACGCTGATAGGCATTGTGGATGCTTACTATGGAGGCAATGAATTCTGGCTTTCCGTTTATCGCGACTACAATGATGTGCGTCTGGTATTTGCACCCCCTTCTTCAGTGGGCAAGTTCGGCTGGGACACTGACAACTGGGTATGGCCACGCCATACGGGCGACTTCGCCGTATTCCGTATCTATGCCGGCAAAGACAACCGTCCTGCCGACTACTCTCCCGACAATGTTCCCTACCATCCCGAATACGTGGCTCTGATATCCCTGGACGGCTATCGTGAGGGTTCCTTCTGTATGACGATGGGCTATCCGGGCAGTACGGAACGCTATCTTTCCTCTTTTGGCATCGAAGAGATGATGACCACCACCAACCAGGCTCAGATAGATGTCCGTGGTGTGAAGCAGGCCATCTGGAAGCGTGAAATGGATAGCCGTGACAGCATCCGCATCAAGTACGCTTCCAAATACGACGAAAGTTCCAATTATTGGAAGAACAGCATAGGAGTGAACCGCACCATCAAGAAACTGCATGTGCTGGACAAGAAGCGTGCCATGGAGACCGAACTCCGTCGCTGGATACAGCAGACACCGGAGGAGCGGGAACATCTGCTGCATCTTTTTTCCGACCTGGAGCTGAACTACAAGAGCCGCCGTGATGCTTATCGTGCCAGAGCTTACTTTGCCGAATCTTTCCTGAACGGTCCGGAACTGGTGCAGCTTGCTTTGTCCATCCTCAACTTCGACTTTGAGGGGGAAGAGAAAACGGTGGTTGCCAATCTGAAAGCTATCGTTGAGAAATATGCCAATCTGGACTTGGGCATTGACAAGGAAGTGTTTACAGCACTGTTGAAAGAATACCGCTCCCAAGTGGATTCCACCTATCTGCCCGAGCTCTACCAGACGATTGCGACAGAATACGGAGGTAACGAGCGTACCTATGTGGATAGTCTTTATGCCCGCTCGGAGCTGACCACCCCCCGTGGATTGAAGCGTTTTCTGGAGCAGGACACCACCTATCAGATATATAATGACCCTGCCATCAACTTGGGCATCGACCTCATCACGAAGCTATTCGAGATGAATATGCAGGTACAGCAGGCTTCCGGTGAAATCGAGCGGAATGAACGTTTGTTCAACTCTGCCGTGCGACGTATGTACGCATCCCGTAACTTCTATCCCGACGCCAACTCCACCATGCGTTTGAGTTTTGGCACTGTCTGCGGTTATGCCCCCTTCGACGGAGCGGAATATGATTATTATACCACCGCGAAAGGTATTCTGGAGAAAGTCAGAGCCCATGCAGGCGATGTGGATTTTGAAATGCAGCCTGAGTTGCTATCCCTTCTTTCCTCCGGTGATTTCGGTAGATATGCCGATGAGAAGGGAGAAATGAATGTCTGCTTTATCTCCAATAATGACATTA